The region TTAAATTCACTAGAAATTAAATGTTGATACATGAATTCATGGTTGATACAAAGAAATAAGTCTGAGATATTAGGATCATGTACTAATGTGTATCGTCTAGGAATAATTTGATTAAAATTATTTAATTCATCATTAATCCAAATATAATCAGATGTAGCTTCATTCATCTATATGCCCCCTTTTAATATAATTTATGAGAGAATATAGGTGAGCGGAACATGTAAGGGAGGATATTTATGCTAGAAATTATTGCAATGACATTAGAAGATGCAAAAACAATTGAAGAATGTGGAGCTGATCGAATTGAACTAGTTAGTGCCTTAACAGAAGGGGGATTGACGCCAAGCTACGCTATTATTGAGAGTGTTGTGAAAAGTGTGAAAATTCCAGTCAATGTCATGGTTAGGCATCATGCTAAAAGTTTTAATTATAGTAATGAGGAAGTAGATTTAATGATTCGGGATATCGAAATCATTAAATCATTGGGCGCAAATGGGATTGTTCTTGGACTATTAGATGGTCAAAATCAGATTGAGGAACAACAACTTAAACAACTTTTAAATGTTTGTAATGGATTAGAAGTTACGTTTCATAAAGCCATAGATGAAACAAATGTACTTGAAAGTGTTCAGACATTATCTAAATATCCACAGATTACAAATATTTTAACGGCAGGGGGACTGAATCATATTACGAAGAATGGCGATGTGATTAAACAAATGATTGCCAAGTCAGGACACATTAACGTTTTATTAGGAGGAGGACTAACTCTTGATAATTTCAATTTGATAAAAACAGAGACAGGGGCTACAGACTTCCACTTTGGAACAGCAGTTAGAATAAACAAATCTCCATTTGGTGAAATTGATAAACAAGAGCTTTTGAGATTAGTTAATTTAGCCAAAAAATAGCATACTTTTAGATATTTTTTTATACAAAGAGTTAGTTATACGTTAAAATATAAGGTAATCATTTGTAAATAAGGTTCGGAGGATACGTTATGTTTTTAACAATTGGAGAAAAAATTCGTCAAGTACGTAAACAGTATGGATTAAAACAAGTTGCCTTTGAATCGTTTGGATTTTCACGTAACTATATTAGTATGTTAGAAACAAATAAAAGATCTTTAAATGAAGAAATGAAACAACTCATGTATGATGCATTAGATCAATTAACAAATGGATTGTTTAAAGAGAATTATACGTATGAACAATTTTGTTTAACACCAGAACAACAAGCAGAAATTTGGTTAGAGGAACATTGCACGTTAGAGTACGGTCTAAGTGATTATGAGATATTTAATGAAGTTGCGACAAAATATGAATTATTTCAACCACTTATTAATTTGAATGAGAAAATAGCAATTCATTATTACACTACTCGTGATCATCAGAGATCAAATGAATACTTTTTAAAGGCTATTTCATATTGTAATCAAACGGATATCAACCCAGCTAAATATTATAATTTGGTTGGAGTAAACTTTAATCAGCTGGGGCAGTATAAAGATGCCATTGCACAATATAAGATAGCTAGTTATTTCTTATCAGAAGAGACAGGAAGTCTTAAATATAAAAATTTATATGATATGTCTACTAGTTATTTATATGATGGAGATTGTGAACAAAGCTTAATTTATATTGATGAAATAATGAATCAGAATGAAGATATAATGGCAAAAGGTTCATCATATTTATTAAAAGGGATGATTTTACAAAAACAAAATAAGGATGAAGAGGCCAAAAAAATATTATTAGAGTTCATTGAAAATCCATTTTGTCCTCCAATTTTAGGACATGCTTATCATAATCTAGCCTATTTAGAATACAATAATGGATTTTATGAAGAAGCTAAATCAATTTTTAATGAAATTAAAAGAGATATTTTTACAAGTGCTCATATGGACCAAAAAGAGGATTTTATTACATGGGGACTTCAAATGTATCTTGATTTAAAGGATTTTGATTCAATTAAATCTTTATTTGAAGAAGTAAAAGAGTTAATCAAACAAGCATTAGCTATTCCCTCAACTTTATTGTTGATGGAAAAACAACTTTATAAAACAATTATTAACGAGAGTTTAATTAAACCAGATAAAGTGTTACAGTATACTTCATTAATAAAATCTCTATGATGGAAAATGTCACAGATTTCGACAAAAATCTGTGACATTTTTTAAATTCAAAATTTGTGGGAAACTAAGTATAATAGAGCTTGTGAGATGAAGTGATGAGTAAATTAATTAGAGGTTTTTTATTTATTAAAGAAACTTAGGGGTAAGTTTTTGGGTTAGTGTTATGTTATTCAATTAGTCGTTTATTTATTTCTCTTAACTAGTGGGACAGATAAGAGCAAAAAAAGAGTGTTAGTAGGGGTACTAACACTCTTTTTTTGTCTAAAAAGCAATAATATTCAATAGGATTAAACAGGTTAGTAGAGCAGGAATAGAAAGTAAATAAACTAGTTTCTTTTTGCTTTCGCTACTGTTATGGAATATAGTGACAAGACAGATTAATACTAAATCAATTGTTAAAAAGAGGGTTATTACATTGTGTGAGATTTTTAGGTCCCAAATACCAGGAATAAAGAACTCCATCAAGGTTAAAAGGGTGATAATAAGAATTCCCCATAAACTTTTAGATAAATCTAATTCGTGTGATTCATTATTGCGACAAGAAAAATATACACATCGAACTAAAACTACTGAGGTAAATAAGTAAGGACTTAATAAAAAAAGTTGATAAATATACTCTATGATAAACTGAAAATTCAATAGTTAACACACCCTTTCATTAATTTTTATGTAAGCTAAATTTTTGATATGATAACTATTTTAAGCACCAAAAAAGCAGGAAACTCCCTGCCTAAAGTAATTGCGATTTAAAAAATGATTCTGTTGACTCAAATAATAATGCTAAGTAATTAAGAGTCTCAAATCCATGACTTGCACCGGTGATTGTAATGAGTTGTGCTCGATTATTGTAGTATTTCAAATATTCATAAGAAGTCTCGATTGGAACAGTTAAATCTTTATCCCCATGAACTAATAAAACAGATCCTTCAAATTTCTGTGCCGTTTCATAAACGTGTAAGTTAATATCTTGAGTGAAGAATTTCATACCGACTTGTAGAGTTCCCCATGGAAGATAACCAGATTCCTTTATCTCTTCCGTTATTTGTTTTCCAAGTAAAAATCCATTTCTAGCCATGTCAGGAATAAAACCAGCGGGTGCCCATAAGCAAAGTGACTGAATATCATGTGGACGAAGTCCTGCTAATAGACTAGCAACGCAGCCACCCATACTCATTCCAAGAACACCAATACGCTTTGAGTCAATATACTCAAGTGAGCGAACATAATTTAAAATAGCATGGGCATCTTCAAGTTCGGTACTTACAGACATATCTGAGAAATCACCGTCGCTTTCACCACTTCCCATAAAATCAAAGCGATAAACTGCAATACCAGCAGTCTCTAATCGTTTAGCCAATCTTACGAAGCTAAATCCAAATTCACAACGATTAGCTGTGAAACCATGAAATAAAATTATAGCTGGAATAGAAGAACTTATTTGATTAGGAAGGTGTTCAGTCCCACGTAAAACAAATCCATCTCTTACAAACTCAATAGCTTTCATCATTTAAAAATCCCCCCTAGTATGATTACTAAACTTACTATACCACGAAGGCAATGAATAGTTAAGTAAACGTTTTTATTATTATTGAGAAGTATAAATAAAAGACTATAATAAAATAAAGGAGGATGAAATATGAAGTATCCGGTTGGATTTATTGGTAGTGGTAATATGGCGATGGCGATGTTAAAAGGATTATTGAAATCTGAATTAATATTATCAAATGATATTTTGATGTCTAATCCTAGCCAGACAAAAGTTAATCGATTTGTTGAAGATTATAAAATAAATGGGACAACTTCAAACCAAGACGTTGCAAATTTATGTCAAATTGTTATTTTAGCAGTTAAGCCATATTTATATCCCGCTATTATTGATGAAATTAAAGAAAGTATTCATAAAGAAACCATTATTGTGAGTATTGCAGCAGGACCAACACTTCAAATGATTGAGGACTATTTTCAAAAAAGTATTAAGGTAGTTCGTACAATGCCAAACACACCAGCACAAGTCGGTGAAGCGATGTCAGCAATTATACCAAATCGCAATGTTACAGAAAATGAGTTAAATCAAGTGATTGCTATTTTTAATAGTTTTGGAAAATGTGAAGTGGTGTCTGAAGTATTAATTGATTCCGTTATTGCTGTGAGTGGATCATCACCTGCTTATGTTTATATGATGATTGAAGCAATGGCTGATGCTGCTGTTTTACAAGGGATGCCACGAAATCTTGCTTACGAATTTGCTGCACAAGCAGTGCTTGGAGCGGCGAAAATGGTACTAGAAACAGGGATGCATCCAGGGGGATTAAAAGATCAAGTTTGTTCACCAGGTGGCACAACAATTGAGGCAGTTGCTAAATTAGAACAAGAGGGATTTAGAGCAAGTATTATGAATGCTATGGAAGCTTGTGCAAAGAAATCTAAAAAAATGAGTAAATAAAAAAGACACGCTTTAAAACTAGCGTGTCTTTATAGGCTATTTATATAATTTATCTTCTTTTTTCTCAAATTTTTTTCCTCATGACGTTGTTCTTTATGATGAATTTCCATTTCATGAATTTTTTCTTTAATACTCATTAAGGCCATCTCATTTTTAAAAATTTATTATAGTTAGCTCTCTATAGTGTATTTATTAAAAAAATATAAAATAGAAATTTTATTGGATAGTTACATAAATTTACACTTGCAAAAGAATAGAATATAGTTTATGATTTAATTAATTAAAAAATAAATAGGTTTTAGATAGAGGTGCGGTAACTAAGAGTACTATTGAAGAGTGAAGACGTAGACGCAATAGGAAAGGAGTTCTCGCCGAAGCCTATCATCGATACTTTAAGGTGATAGAGCTGGTGTTATGTAAAATATACTTAACACTGTCACAAAATATTTTGTGGTGAGCTATCATTTAAGATGAATGCATTGTATATCGATTAAATGATATATTAAAATTCAAAGTCTTGAGTGATTTGCTCAAGGCTTTTTTTTATTAAAGCCAACCATAAAAATTGTGGAGGGCTATCATTTGAGCATTCAAAAGTAAACGCACGTTATGTGATTATTTCTGAAAAGTCTTGAGTGATACTCAAGACTTTTTTTATTGTGAAGCTCTTGCACCTCATACCATCCAAGAAAAGATGGGGACAATGCTTTATTGGATGTTAAAAACCTGAAGGGAGATTAATATATGTTAAGTCTTAGAAGAGCCAGAAGTATTGAAACTGAGGCAGGTGCGAAAAAAGAATTTAAAGTACCACATACGCTAGTTATTATTTCTTTTATCTTAGTCATCGTTGCCGTAGCAACATGGATATTACCAGCTGGGATGTATGAGCGAGTGGTTAATGATTTAGGTCGAACAGTCGTTGTGGATGGATCGTTCCAATACATCGAGCAATCACCGCAAGGATTATTTAGTTTATTACAAGCTCCATTAGAAGGAATTGTAGGAGCTTCAGAAATTATTGCCTTTTTATTTATCGTAAGTGGAGCAATTGCTATTATTACAAAAACACGTGCAATTGATGCTGGAATTACAAGTGCCGTTAAATCGTTCCATGGAAAAGAGATGTTAATGATTCCGTTTATTATGGGATTATTCTCATTAGGTGGCGCAGTTTTTGGAATGACGGAAGAGGCAATTCCATTTATTGCAATGTTGATTCCACTTTGTTTAGCTTTAGGTTATGACAGTATTATGGCGATGGCTATTTCTTATGTTGGATGTATTGTTGGTTTTGCTACAGCAATGATTAATCCATTCTCAGTAGGGGTTGCTCAAAGTATTGCAAATGTTCAAGCTGGATCAGGTGTGGGATTCCGTACTCTAATTTGGGCAGTTACAACTTTAGCATCTATTCTATTCTTAATGTGGTATGGTCGTCGTATCAAACGTAATCCAGAATTAAGTCCCGTTTATGAAATTGATCAGTCACGTCGTGAAGCATTAAAAGAATCAACTGAAGAACATATCGAGTTTACAGTAAGACATAAAATTATTTTATCTTCGATTTTAGTTTGTTTAGCTGGAATTGTCGTTGGAGTACTAAAATTTGATTTTGCTATTCCAGAAATCGCGGCTTTATTCTTAGCTACAGGAATCGTGGCAGGATTTATTGGACGTTTAAGTTTTGATGATATGGCAACATCGTTTGTAAGTGGAGCAAAAGATATGATTGGAGCAGCTATTGTGGTTGGATTTGCTCGTGGAATCGTGATTCTTGCACAAGATGGTCAAATTATTGATACAATTCTTTACCAATTATCAAACTTCATCGGTCAATTACCTTCGTTAATTGCGGGATATGTCATGTTCTTTGTTCAAATGTTTATTAACTTCTTTATTTCATCAGGTTCAGGACAAGCAGCTTTAACAATGCCGATTATGGCGCCACTTGGTGAGTTAGTTGGAATTACACCGCAAACATCAATTTTAATTTTCCAATTTGGTGATGGATTCTCAAATGCGATTTTCCCAACAAGTGCAGTCTTAATGGCTTGTTTAGGGGTAGCAGGTATCCCATGGTCAAAATGGATTAAATGGATTTTACCACTACAAGTTATCTTTGGAGTAATTGCTATTATCTTTATTACAATTGCTATTTTAATGGGTTGGTCATAATATTAATTTTGCTAGGCATTTTCTTTATAGAGAATGCCTAGTAAACTATAGTTGAACTTAAAATGAAAAATGAATTAGAATAAGAAGAAATCTATCAATAGATTTTTGTATACAGGAGGGGCATTATGAAAGAACAATTATTGCAAATTAGTGAAGAGCTTAAACAAAGATTATGGGAAATGAGTGACTATATTCATGATCATCCTGAGCTTGGAAACCAAGAGTTCGAAGCTGTAAATACATTAACTTCATTTTTAAAAGAACATAATTTTTCAGTTGAAGTAGGTGTTGCAGGATTAGAAACAGCATTTACAGCGGTTTACGATAGTAAAAAACCTGGATTATCTGTCGCTTATTTATGTGAGTATGATGCATTACCTGATTTAGGTCATGGATGCGGTCATAATATGATTGGTGTAATGAGTGCTGGAGCAGGGGTTTTATTGAGTAAAATTATCGATGAAGTTGGTGG is a window of Turicibacter sanguinis DNA encoding:
- the proC gene encoding pyrroline-5-carboxylate reductase; the encoded protein is MKYPVGFIGSGNMAMAMLKGLLKSELILSNDILMSNPSQTKVNRFVEDYKINGTTSNQDVANLCQIVILAVKPYLYPAIIDEIKESIHKETIIVSIAAGPTLQMIEDYFQKSIKVVRTMPNTPAQVGEAMSAIIPNRNVTENELNQVIAIFNSFGKCEVVSEVLIDSVIAVSGSSPAYVYMMIEAMADAAVLQGMPRNLAYEFAAQAVLGAAKMVLETGMHPGGLKDQVCSPGGTTIEAVAKLEQEGFRASIMNAMEACAKKSKKMSK
- a CDS encoding copper homeostasis protein CutC is translated as MLEIIAMTLEDAKTIEECGADRIELVSALTEGGLTPSYAIIESVVKSVKIPVNVMVRHHAKSFNYSNEEVDLMIRDIEIIKSLGANGIVLGLLDGQNQIEEQQLKQLLNVCNGLEVTFHKAIDETNVLESVQTLSKYPQITNILTAGGLNHITKNGDVIKQMIAKSGHINVLLGGGLTLDNFNLIKTETGATDFHFGTAVRINKSPFGEIDKQELLRLVNLAKK
- a CDS encoding helix-turn-helix domain-containing protein yields the protein MFLTIGEKIRQVRKQYGLKQVAFESFGFSRNYISMLETNKRSLNEEMKQLMYDALDQLTNGLFKENYTYEQFCLTPEQQAEIWLEEHCTLEYGLSDYEIFNEVATKYELFQPLINLNEKIAIHYYTTRDHQRSNEYFLKAISYCNQTDINPAKYYNLVGVNFNQLGQYKDAIAQYKIASYFLSEETGSLKYKNLYDMSTSYLYDGDCEQSLIYIDEIMNQNEDIMAKGSSYLLKGMILQKQNKDEEAKKILLEFIENPFCPPILGHAYHNLAYLEYNNGFYEEAKSIFNEIKRDIFTSAHMDQKEDFITWGLQMYLDLKDFDSIKSLFEEVKELIKQALAIPSTLLLMEKQLYKTIINESLIKPDKVLQYTSLIKSL
- a CDS encoding alpha/beta hydrolase, with protein sequence MMKAIEFVRDGFVLRGTEHLPNQISSSIPAIILFHGFTANRCEFGFSFVRLAKRLETAGIAVYRFDFMGSGESDGDFSDMSVSTELEDAHAILNYVRSLEYIDSKRIGVLGMSMGGCVASLLAGLRPHDIQSLCLWAPAGFIPDMARNGFLLGKQITEEIKESGYLPWGTLQVGMKFFTQDINLHVYETAQKFEGSVLLVHGDKDLTVPIETSYEYLKYYNNRAQLITITGASHGFETLNYLALLFESTESFFKSQLL
- a CDS encoding YfcC family protein, with protein sequence MLSLRRARSIETEAGAKKEFKVPHTLVIISFILVIVAVATWILPAGMYERVVNDLGRTVVVDGSFQYIEQSPQGLFSLLQAPLEGIVGASEIIAFLFIVSGAIAIITKTRAIDAGITSAVKSFHGKEMLMIPFIMGLFSLGGAVFGMTEEAIPFIAMLIPLCLALGYDSIMAMAISYVGCIVGFATAMINPFSVGVAQSIANVQAGSGVGFRTLIWAVTTLASILFLMWYGRRIKRNPELSPVYEIDQSRREALKESTEEHIEFTVRHKIILSSILVCLAGIVVGVLKFDFAIPEIAALFLATGIVAGFIGRLSFDDMATSFVSGAKDMIGAAIVVGFARGIVILAQDGQIIDTILYQLSNFIGQLPSLIAGYVMFFVQMFINFFISSGSGQAALTMPIMAPLGELVGITPQTSILIFQFGDGFSNAIFPTSAVLMACLGVAGIPWSKWIKWILPLQVIFGVIAIIFITIAILMGWS